One Pseudomonas fluorescens genomic region harbors:
- a CDS encoding branched-chain amino acid ABC transporter substrate-binding protein, whose translation MSQTFYKKGFLALAVAAALGVSAFAQADIKIGVAGPMTGANAAFGEQYMKGAQAAADAVNAAGGVNGEKIVLVKGDDACEPKQAVTVAKDLTNQKVAGVVGHFCSSSTIPASEIYDEAGIIAITPGSTNPQVTERGLSAMFRMCGRDDQQGIVAGDYIVDMLKGKKVVVLHDKDTYGQGLADATKAQLEKRGVKPVLYEGLTRGEKDFSTIVTKIRGAGADVVYFGGLHPEAGPLVRQLREQGLKDVKFMSDDGIVTDELVTTAGGPQFTDGVLMTFGADPRLLPESKTVVDAFRKAGTEPEGYTLYAYASVQTLAAAFNGAKKNDGEAAAKWLKANPVKTVMGEKTWDAKGDLKVSDYVVYQWDKDGKYHQLEKQK comes from the coding sequence ATGTCCCAGACGTTTTACAAGAAAGGCTTTCTGGCCCTCGCAGTAGCTGCTGCGCTGGGTGTTTCTGCGTTTGCTCAAGCTGATATCAAGATCGGTGTAGCGGGTCCAATGACGGGCGCCAACGCAGCATTTGGCGAACAGTACATGAAGGGTGCACAGGCGGCGGCTGACGCGGTCAACGCGGCCGGCGGCGTCAACGGCGAGAAAATCGTTCTGGTCAAGGGCGATGATGCCTGCGAGCCGAAACAGGCGGTGACGGTCGCCAAGGACCTCACCAACCAGAAAGTGGCCGGCGTGGTCGGTCACTTCTGCTCTTCCTCGACCATTCCAGCGTCGGAAATCTACGACGAAGCCGGGATCATCGCGATCACTCCAGGTTCGACCAACCCGCAAGTCACCGAGCGCGGCCTGAGCGCCATGTTCCGTATGTGCGGGCGTGACGACCAGCAAGGCATCGTGGCTGGCGACTACATCGTCGACATGCTCAAGGGCAAAAAAGTCGTCGTGCTGCACGACAAGGACACCTACGGCCAGGGCCTGGCGGATGCGACCAAAGCGCAACTGGAAAAACGCGGCGTGAAGCCGGTGCTCTATGAAGGTCTGACCCGTGGTGAAAAAGACTTCAGCACCATTGTCACCAAGATCCGTGGCGCCGGTGCCGATGTTGTCTACTTCGGCGGCCTGCACCCGGAAGCCGGTCCGCTGGTTCGTCAGTTGCGTGAACAAGGCCTCAAAGACGTCAAGTTCATGTCCGATGACGGCATCGTGACCGATGAGCTGGTTACCACCGCTGGCGGCCCGCAATTCACCGATGGCGTGCTGATGACCTTCGGCGCCGACCCGCGTCTGCTGCCGGAAAGCAAAACCGTTGTGGACGCATTCCGCAAGGCCGGCACCGAGCCTGAGGGCTACACCCTGTACGCCTACGCTTCGGTACAGACCCTGGCGGCAGCATTCAACGGTGCGAAGAAAAACGACGGCGAAGCCGCTGCCAAGTGGCTGAAAGCCAACCCGGTGAAAACCGTCATGGGCGAGAAGACCTGGGATGCCAAAGGCGACCTGAAAGTCTCCGACTACGTGGTTTACCAGTGGGACAAGGACGGCAAATACCACCAGCTGGAAAAGCAGAAGTAA
- a CDS encoding ABC transporter permease subunit, whose product MDGIFLQQLVNGLTLGSVYGLIAIGYTMVYGIIGMINFAHGEVYMISAYLAAISLALLAYFGIESFPLLMLGTLIFTIVVTAVYGWVIERVAYKPLRNSTRLAPLISAIGISLILQNYAQIAQGAKQQGVPTLLTGAWRVEVGTGFVQLTYTKVFILIAAFVGMGLLTYIIKYTKLGRMCRATQQDRKMASILGINTDRVISYVFIIGAAMAALAGVLITMNYGTFDFYAGFIIGIKAFTAAVLGGIGSLPGAMLGGIILGISESLFSGLVNSDYKDVFSFSLLVLVLVFRPQGLLGRPLVSKV is encoded by the coding sequence ATGGATGGTATTTTCCTGCAGCAACTGGTCAACGGCCTGACCCTCGGGTCGGTCTATGGCCTGATCGCCATCGGCTACACAATGGTCTACGGCATCATCGGCATGATCAACTTCGCCCACGGCGAGGTTTACATGATTTCCGCTTACCTGGCGGCAATCAGTCTGGCTCTGCTGGCTTACTTCGGTATCGAATCCTTCCCGCTGCTGATGCTCGGCACGCTGATCTTCACCATCGTCGTCACGGCGGTGTATGGCTGGGTCATCGAGCGTGTTGCCTACAAACCCCTGCGTAACTCGACCCGCTTGGCGCCGCTGATCAGCGCCATCGGTATCTCGCTGATTCTGCAGAACTACGCACAGATCGCTCAGGGCGCCAAACAACAGGGCGTGCCTACGCTGCTGACCGGTGCCTGGCGTGTCGAAGTCGGTACCGGCTTCGTGCAACTGACCTACACCAAAGTCTTCATCCTGATCGCCGCGTTTGTCGGCATGGGGCTGCTGACCTACATCATCAAATACACCAAGCTCGGCCGTATGTGCCGCGCGACCCAGCAAGACCGCAAGATGGCCTCGATTCTGGGCATCAACACCGACCGGGTGATTTCCTACGTGTTCATCATCGGTGCAGCCATGGCCGCATTGGCCGGTGTGCTGATCACCATGAACTACGGCACGTTCGACTTTTATGCCGGCTTCATCATCGGCATCAAGGCGTTCACCGCGGCGGTACTTGGCGGGATCGGTTCATTGCCCGGCGCGATGCTCGGCGGCATCATCCTCGGCATCTCCGAATCGCTGTTCTCCGGTCTGGTCAACTCCGACTACAAAGACGTGTTCAGTTTCTCGCTGCTCGTCCTCGTTCTGGTCTTCCGGCCACAGGGCCTGCTGGGCCGTCCTCTTGTGTCGAAGGTGTAA
- the livM gene encoding high-affinity branched-chain amino acid ABC transporter permease LivM, with the protein MSATTEKSIDIKKSLVEAILAGLIALIVFGPIVGVVLDGYSFNLESTRVAWIIAIVMAGRFALSLFLQTPKGLKILDSFESTGSGVHVLPPDYKSRLRWIIPLMIVLAIIVPFVSNSYLLGVVILGLIYVLLGLGLNIVVGLAGLLDLGYVAFYAIGAYGLALGYQYLGLGFWTVLPLAAITAGLAGCILGFPVLRLHGDYLAIVTLGFGEIIRLVLNNWLSLTGGPNGMPAPLPTFFGLEFGKRAKDGGVPFHEFFGLTYNPDVKYYFIYAVLFLVVLAVLYVKHRLVKMPVGRAWEALREDEIACRSMGLNHVLVKLSAFTIGASTAGLAGVFFATYQGFVNPTSFTFFESALILAIVVLGGMGSTIGVVIAAFVLTVAPELLRGFAEYRVLLFGILMVLMMIWRPRGLIRISRTGVKPRKGAIHYERTAP; encoded by the coding sequence ATGTCTGCAACCACTGAAAAATCCATCGATATCAAAAAAAGTCTGGTTGAGGCGATTCTTGCCGGCCTGATTGCGCTGATCGTATTCGGGCCGATTGTCGGCGTGGTTCTCGACGGCTACAGCTTCAACCTCGAATCGACCCGCGTGGCGTGGATCATCGCCATTGTCATGGCTGGTCGCTTTGCCCTGAGCCTGTTCCTGCAGACGCCCAAAGGCCTGAAGATTCTCGATAGCTTCGAAAGCACCGGCAGCGGCGTGCATGTGCTGCCACCGGATTACAAGTCGCGGCTGCGCTGGATCATTCCGCTGATGATTGTGCTGGCCATCATCGTGCCGTTTGTTTCCAACTCGTATCTGCTCGGCGTGGTCATTCTCGGCCTGATCTACGTGCTGCTGGGGCTGGGGCTGAACATCGTGGTCGGTCTGGCCGGGCTGCTCGATCTGGGTTACGTGGCGTTTTACGCCATCGGTGCCTACGGTCTGGCGCTGGGTTACCAGTATCTCGGTCTGGGCTTCTGGACGGTGCTGCCGCTGGCGGCGATTACTGCAGGCCTGGCCGGTTGCATCCTCGGGTTTCCGGTGCTGCGTTTGCACGGTGACTATCTGGCGATCGTGACCCTGGGCTTCGGTGAAATCATTCGGCTGGTGCTGAACAACTGGCTGTCCCTGACGGGCGGCCCGAACGGCATGCCGGCGCCACTGCCAACGTTCTTCGGTCTGGAGTTCGGCAAGCGGGCGAAGGATGGCGGGGTGCCGTTTCACGAGTTCTTCGGCCTGACCTATAACCCGGACGTGAAGTATTACTTTATCTACGCGGTGTTGTTTCTGGTGGTGCTGGCGGTGCTGTACGTCAAACATCGGCTGGTGAAAATGCCGGTCGGTCGCGCCTGGGAAGCCTTGCGTGAAGATGAAATCGCTTGCCGCTCGATGGGCCTCAACCACGTATTGGTCAAGCTCTCGGCGTTCACCATCGGTGCGTCGACGGCGGGTCTGGCCGGGGTTTTCTTCGCCACCTATCAAGGCTTCGTCAACCCGACCTCGTTCACCTTCTTCGAATCGGCGCTGATTCTCGCCATCGTTGTGCTTGGCGGCATGGGTTCGACCATCGGCGTCGTGATTGCCGCTTTCGTGCTCACCGTTGCCCCGGAACTGCTGCGCGGCTTCGCCGAATATCGCGTGCTGCTGTTCGGCATTCTGATGGTGTTGATGATGATCTGGCGACCACGCGGGCTGATCCGCATCAGCCGCACCGGGGTCAAACCACGCAAAGGTGCCATTCACTATGAGAGGACTGCGCCATGA
- a CDS encoding ATP-binding cassette domain-containing protein → MSEVVLSVEKLMMHFGGIKALSDVSLKVKRNSIFALIGPNGAGKTTVFNCLTGFYKASGGKIELNVRGQQTNVIQLLGESFKPTDFVSPKSFFSRMYYKMFGGTHLVNRAGLARTFQNIRLFKEMSVLENLLVAQHMWVNRNMLAGILNTKGYRKAESDALDCAFYWLEVVDLVDCANRLAGELSYGQQRRLEIARAMCTRPQIICLDEPAAGLNPQETEALSAMIRLLRDEHDLTVVLIEHDMGMVMSISDHIVVLDHGIVIAEGGPEAIRNDPKVIAAYLGADEEELV, encoded by the coding sequence ATGAGTGAAGTCGTACTCTCTGTTGAAAAACTGATGATGCATTTCGGTGGCATCAAGGCCTTGAGCGATGTCAGCCTGAAGGTCAAGCGCAATTCGATCTTCGCCCTGATCGGCCCCAATGGCGCGGGCAAGACCACGGTGTTCAACTGCCTGACCGGGTTCTACAAGGCCTCCGGCGGCAAAATCGAACTCAACGTGCGTGGCCAGCAGACCAACGTCATCCAACTGTTGGGCGAGTCGTTCAAACCGACCGATTTCGTTTCGCCGAAGTCCTTCTTCAGCCGTATGTATTACAAGATGTTCGGCGGAACCCATCTGGTAAACCGTGCGGGTCTGGCGCGGACCTTCCAGAACATTCGCCTGTTCAAGGAAATGTCGGTGCTGGAAAACCTGCTGGTGGCGCAACACATGTGGGTCAACCGCAACATGCTCGCCGGGATTCTCAACACCAAGGGTTATCGCAAGGCCGAAAGCGACGCACTCGACTGCGCGTTTTATTGGCTGGAAGTGGTTGATCTGGTGGACTGCGCCAACCGTCTCGCTGGTGAACTTTCCTACGGCCAGCAACGCCGGCTGGAAATTGCCCGGGCCATGTGCACGCGGCCGCAGATCATCTGCCTCGACGAACCGGCCGCTGGCCTCAACCCTCAGGAAACCGAAGCGCTGAGCGCGATGATCCGGCTGCTGCGCGACGAGCACGATCTGACCGTGGTGCTGATCGAACACGACATGGGCATGGTCATGAGCATTTCCGATCACATTGTGGTTCTCGACCACGGCATTGTCATTGCCGAGGGCGGGCCGGAAGCGATCCGTAACGATCCGAAAGTGATTGCAGCCTACCTGGGCGCCGACGAGGAGGAGCTGGTATGA
- a CDS encoding ABC transporter ATP-binding protein codes for MSQPILELRNLDVFYGPIQALKGVSLQINEGETVSLIGSNGAGKSTLLMSIFGQPRAAGGQILYQGVDITQKSSHYIASNGIAQSPEGRRVFPDMTVEENLLMGTIPIGDKYAKEDMQRMFELFPRLEERRTQRAMTMSGGEQQMLAIARALMSRPKLLLLDEPSLGLAPIVVKQIFTTLRELAKTGMTIFLVEQNANHALKLSDRAYVMVNGEIRLTGTGKELLVNEEVRNAYLGGH; via the coding sequence ATGAGCCAACCGATCCTCGAACTGAGAAATCTGGACGTGTTCTACGGCCCGATCCAGGCGCTCAAAGGTGTTTCGCTGCAGATCAACGAAGGCGAAACCGTCAGCCTCATCGGCTCCAACGGCGCCGGCAAGTCGACCTTGTTGATGTCGATCTTCGGTCAGCCACGAGCGGCGGGCGGGCAGATTCTTTATCAGGGCGTCGACATCACGCAGAAGTCATCGCACTACATCGCCTCCAACGGCATCGCGCAGTCACCGGAAGGGCGGCGGGTGTTCCCCGACATGACGGTCGAAGAAAACCTGCTCATGGGCACCATCCCGATTGGCGACAAGTACGCCAAAGAGGACATGCAGCGCATGTTCGAGTTGTTTCCGCGGCTTGAAGAGCGGCGCACGCAGCGGGCGATGACCATGTCCGGTGGCGAACAGCAGATGCTCGCGATTGCCCGTGCCTTGATGAGCCGACCGAAGTTGTTGTTGCTCGATGAGCCGAGCCTTGGTCTCGCGCCGATTGTGGTGAAGCAGATTTTCACGACGCTGCGCGAGCTGGCGAAGACCGGCATGACGATTTTTCTCGTCGAGCAAAACGCCAACCATGCGCTGAAGCTGTCGGATCGCGCGTATGTGATGGTCAATGGCGAGATTCGCCTGACGGGCACGGGTAAAGAGTTGTTGGTGAACGAGGAGGTGCGTAACGCTTATTTGGGCGGGCACTGA